One Chromobacterium paludis genomic window carries:
- a CDS encoding substrate-binding periplasmic protein translates to MRLTAGAILTLAAAAGMAQPPHYQSYTLAVEPWGILDTDRGVGPDFIRFLAERAGFTVDARAWPYLRVIDGMRSGENAINLGIPTPERDRYGIAVCTIGSLKVSLLYGRGAGRRHDNAASFAGMSIGELRGSRTLEAFDRAVPHKQVLISDMSQGVRMLAAGRLDATVCVRPGCGNVLDEAGLEERQVGEWLFSEQPLAIYVSRASALSRDSSTMLRLRLACDSYAGRQEVRRLLAPFH, encoded by the coding sequence ATGCGGCTGACTGCCGGCGCGATCCTGACCCTGGCGGCGGCGGCCGGCATGGCCCAGCCGCCGCATTACCAGTCCTACACGCTGGCGGTGGAGCCCTGGGGCATACTCGACACCGACCGCGGAGTGGGGCCGGACTTCATCCGCTTTCTGGCCGAGCGGGCCGGCTTCACCGTGGATGCCCGCGCCTGGCCGTATCTGCGCGTGATAGACGGCATGCGCAGCGGCGAAAACGCCATCAATCTGGGCATTCCCACGCCTGAGCGCGACCGTTACGGCATCGCCGTCTGCACCATAGGCTCGCTCAAGGTGTCCTTGCTGTATGGGCGCGGCGCGGGACGCCGGCACGACAACGCGGCCAGCTTCGCCGGCATGAGCATAGGCGAATTGCGCGGCAGCCGGACACTGGAGGCGTTCGACCGCGCCGTGCCGCACAAGCAGGTGCTGATCAGCGACATGAGCCAAGGTGTGCGCATGCTGGCGGCGGGGCGGCTGGACGCCACGGTCTGCGTCCGCCCCGGCTGCGGCAATGTGCTGGACGAGGCTGGCCTGGAGGAGCGGCAGGTGGGCGAATGGCTGTTCAGCGAGCAGCCGCTGGCCATCTATGTCTCGCGCGCTAGCGCGCTGTCGCGCGACTCCTCCACCATGCTGCGCTTGCGCCTGGCCTGCGACTCCTATGCCGGCAGGCAGGAAGTGCGCAGGCTGCTGGCGCCGTTTCACTAA